ATTTTGGATGTCCCCCTGGCCGTGGCCAGCACCGCCGCCGAAGTCCCCGCCGCGCTGCTAAAAATGGCGGATCGCGATTTGGTCCTGATCGATACCGCGGGACGCGCTCCCCAGGACAACTTACGCATGGCGGAGTTGCAGGGGCTGTTGGCGGCGATTCGCCCCGCCGAGACCCATTTGGTGCTAAGCCTGGCCCAAGGCGCGCGCGGTCTCATGCAAGCGGCCGAGGGCTTTGCCGCGGTTCCCTATACGCGGCTGTTGCTGACCAAACGGGATGAAGCGGCCACCTGGGGAGGCTTGCTAGGCGTTTGTCGCCGGACCGGAAAGGGGATCGGTTATCTGTCTACTGGCCAAAATGTTCCCGCCGACTTAATACTGGCCGATAGCCGCGAGCTGGCACGGGGCATTCTGGGGGAACCGCAAGCTTAGCGGGTTGACGCGCGCGAAGTTCCCTTTACCCGGAAATCTGTTTCACTAGTGCCTTGTCAACGATACGTTTTCGGATGAGCCGTAGGGCGCTCGCCCACGGTTTGAGCGGCAAAAACCGTGGGCTAGCGCCCAGCGGCTGATTGGCCTAACTCGAATCTTTAAATTTTACAAAGTACTAGGGAAACAGCTTAATGTGAGGCCCACTTGTCTTTCACCGCTAGCTTAGTCCGCCGCGAAACGGAACGGTGTTGCGGACTTCCGCCAGAAATTCCGTGGAAGTACCCAGCTTCACTTGACATTCATGGGGGCATCTTCGTACTCTTCCGCCCAAATTGGCTAGCGCGCTTGGCAAAATCTTCCGCGCTGGCCCAAGCGAACAAAATTTGGAATTTTACCGCGGTTCCCCTGCAGAAAGGACGCCCCGACAACCGATACATTCACTGCCCCTGTCCCTACCCCGGGTTGGTAAACTTTGCGGGTTGCAAAAGGGATAACGGGAAGAACCCTTTACGGTGCGCTAACGATGCAGATGGCACGGCAATACGCGGTCATCCTGGGCTTATTGGCGTTTACCGTGACAATGGCCAGAAGCTTATGGCACTATGCCGACGGCCTGGCCAATGTGTGGATGGCGCTTGGTTGGATGGCGGGGTTTGCCTGCCTGGGGGCGATTGTCGGCGGGTTGGCGGATTGGATGTTGGGGGACGCGCTGCGGCGGGAATTGTCCCAGGCGTTGGCCGCCCAGACGGAGGCGGGAAGCACCGTCAAACCGGGAACCTAAGCAACATACCTTTAGACGGCCTACATAGTCGCTGGCGGCGCGATAGACTTATCCGATCGAGACTTCTCATCGTTCACGCGCTGCGCCGGTTGACAACGGAAATCACGCGACGGGAAACAAGATGTTTCCGCCACGTCGTAAAAAAACTCATTGGAGGAGTGCATGGCGACGATCACCGGCTCGGGCACGATTGCGGACATTGCGGAACTGTGGCAACGATTCAAGGCCGACCCCAATAACCAGGACTTGCGCAATCTGCTGGTGGAAAACTATCTGCCGCTGGTCAAATACAATGGCGAACGCATCTGGGCCCGCCTGCCCGAAGGGGTGGAACTGGACGATTTAATTTCCGCCGGGATTTTTGGCCTGATGGACGCGATCGACGCGTTTGACCTGTCGCGCGGGGTAAAGTTTGAAACGTATTGCGTCCCCCGCATCCGCGGCGCGATGTTGGACGAACTGCGGACGATGGATTGGGTGCCCCGGCTGGTACGCTCCAAGGCTAGCAAACTGAACGAAGCGGTAAAAACCCTCGAGGCAAAGCTGGGACGCAGCCCCACCGAGGTGGAACTGGCCGAGCAAATGCAGATCTCCGTCGCCGAGCTGGAAAAGCACATGCTGGACGCCAGCGCGGTCAACCTGATCAGCCTGAATAAAAAATGGTACGAGACCGACAGCTACAAGGATGTCCGCGAAATCGACATCCTGGAGGATAAAAAAGGGGAAGACCCCACCCGCCGGATTCAAAAGAACGACCTCATGCGGCTGGTGACCAAGGGGCTGAACCGCAATGAGCGGTTGATTATCATTCTGTATTATTATGAAGAATTGACCATGAAGGAGATCGGCGCGACGCTGGATCTCAGCGAAAGCCGCGTCAGCCAAATGCACTCTAGCATCATGCAACGCCTGCAACAGCAGTTGGGCCGCCGCAGACCGGAATTCGCCGGCGGCGCGCAGTAAGAAATGATTTTGGTTTTTGGTTTTTGGATTATGGTTTATGGATTTGAAATCTAAAATTTTTGTATCTGAGATTTCAAATTTGTGATTTCAAATTTGAGATTTGAGATCGTATCCGGTGTGTTGCACACGTTAAAAACTACTTAACCCGCAAAATTAGCATTAAGCTGAAAGTTCGCCTAAGCCGAACATCTTAGTTAGCAGTCAACTGCGTGGACGCGGATTCATGGTAGTTTCTCAACTACAATCCGCGCAAATGAAAAATGCCTGATCAACCGGAGCCAGCGGAGATCAATCTAGCTGATTTGAGCGATGCGCATGCTCCGAATCCTACCGACAGGCTTCATTTGCGGTCTCTGGCTGCTAGCCAGCGTAAGGTTGCTAGCGGAAGAGTCCCATCAAACTCCAGCGGATACCCTCACCGCCATCGAAGCCCGCCTGGCCGAACAACAGGCCGAAATTTCCTCCCTCCGCGGCGAATTGCGAGCCCTGCGCCAAGCGGACGCATTGGATGCAAGCCGGACGGCAATTTCCGGGCCGCCACCGGAACCTCCGCTGGCAAGTCAACTGCTATTGATTAGCTACGAACAAGATTCCGCGAAAGGGAATAACGCCGATGGCGAAGCCGAAAAGAAAGCCCCCGCCGATCCGCAAACAGAGATCGCCGACCTAAAAAAACGCCTGGAAAAACTCGAGTCCGCCGCCGCCAAATCCTCCAAGGAAAAAAAAGAGGCGGATGATTGGGTGGACGTCTCAAAGGAAAAATGGACCGTCAAATTGGGGGGGCATATCCAGATGGATTATGTCACCTGGGCCCAGGCCGATCCCGCGATCATCGGCGCGCAAAATTATTTCAACTTTCGCCGCTTGCGGCTGGTGGCCGACGGCACCGGTTACGGCGTGTACG
The nucleotide sequence above comes from Pirellulales bacterium. Encoded proteins:
- a CDS encoding FliA/WhiG family RNA polymerase sigma factor; its protein translation is MATITGSGTIADIAELWQRFKADPNNQDLRNLLVENYLPLVKYNGERIWARLPEGVELDDLISAGIFGLMDAIDAFDLSRGVKFETYCVPRIRGAMLDELRTMDWVPRLVRSKASKLNEAVKTLEAKLGRSPTEVELAEQMQISVAELEKHMLDASAVNLISLNKKWYETDSYKDVREIDILEDKKGEDPTRRIQKNDLMRLVTKGLNRNERLIIILYYYEELTMKEIGATLDLSESRVSQMHSSIMQRLQQQLGRRRPEFAGGAQ